One part of the Vicia villosa cultivar HV-30 ecotype Madison, WI linkage group LG6, Vvil1.0, whole genome shotgun sequence genome encodes these proteins:
- the LOC131611342 gene encoding enoyl-CoA delta isomerase 1, peroxisomal-like — protein MCSLEKNGNIFILTLTGDGEHRLNPTLLNSIKSALHRVRQQATTSSALITTAHGKFFSNGYDIDWAQSFPDRLILIDDLLRSVVSDLLSLPMPTISAVTGHASAAGYILALAHDYVLMRSDRGFLYMSEIDINRVIPAWFVAVVEGKVGDAAARRRIVMQAGKVTAKEAVRLGIIDSAHDSAEETVKAAVGLGGDLVKRGWDGHVYAENRKRFLSRAIRAVEDTSERNIESKL, from the coding sequence ATGTGTAGCTTAGAGAAGAATGGAAACATATTCATCTTAACCCTAACCGGCGACGGCGAGCACCGTCTCAATCCGACACTCCTCAACTCCATCAAATCCGCCCTCCACCGCGTCCGTCAACAAGCCACCACTTCCTCCGCCCTCATCACAACCGCGCATGGCAAATTCTTCTCCAACGGCTACGACATCGACTGGGCCCAATCCTTCCCCGATCGCCTAATCCTTATCGACGATCTCCTCCGCTCCGTCGTCTCCGATCTCCTCTCTCTCCCCATGCCAACCATTTCCGCCGTCACCGGTCACGCTTCGGCAGCAGGCTACATCCTCGCACTCGCTCATGACTACGTCTTGATGCGATCGGATAGAGGTTTTCTCTACATGAGCGAGATTGATATCAACCGTGTCATTCCGGCGTGGTTTGTGGCTGTTGTTGAGGGTAAGGTTGGTGACGCGGCAGCTCGGCGGAGGATTGTGATGCAGGCGGGGAAGGTTACGGCTAAGGAGGCGGTGAGGTTGGGGATTATCGACTCGGCGCATGATAGTGCGGAGGAGACGGTTAAGGCTGCGGTTGGTTTGGGCGGTGATTTGGTGAAACGTGGATGGGATGGACACGTGTATGCGGAGAATCGGAAGAGGTTTTTGAGTCGTGCGATTCGGGCAGTTGAAGATACAAGTGAGAGAAATATTGAATCTAAACTTTAG